One genomic region from Cardiobacteriaceae bacterium TAE3-ERU3 encodes:
- a CDS encoding flagellar biosynthesis protein FlgH, with protein MFKTVLVLSVVVAVAGCANQPPPSGVPLAAQSTPAPAYSPLDQPSLLPASHQRYSQQRNPLEGAAYGSMIGGGLGQVVGQDTESTVYGAAAGALIGYGTNR; from the coding sequence ATGTTTAAGACAGTATTGGTTTTGTCCGTAGTAGTGGCCGTAGCAGGCTGCGCTAATCAGCCGCCACCCTCTGGTGTGCCTTTGGCTGCGCAATCTACGCCAGCACCGGCGTATTCACCACTTGATCAGCCCAGCTTGCTACCAGCAAGCCATCAACGCTATAGCCAGCAGCGCAATCCGCTTGAAGGGGCAGCTTATGGGTCTATGATTGGTGGTGGATTAGGGCAAGTCGTTGGTCAGGACACAGAATCGACAGTGTATGGCGCGGCAGCAGGTGCATTAATCGGCTATGGTACAAATCGCTAA